The proteins below are encoded in one region of Nitrospira sp.:
- a CDS encoding membrane protein has protein sequence MAKQGRRLLPLMVWLFCWGCGTSGFVLPDALEGRVDRSLTFSQLVASPDSYQGSLVVVGGEVLKTTRTDGGTVLEVLQLPLDDGHLPVQDRLSSRGRFLARHEGVLDPATVEDRARITIVGEVTGSKTDRLDEMDYRYPTLDVKYLHLWKPADYVERPNPGPWWGFFGGVGFGGGGTRTGGGISIGTGF, from the coding sequence ATGGCGAAGCAGGGAAGAAGGCTCTTGCCACTGATGGTGTGGCTATTCTGCTGGGGATGTGGCACTTCCGGCTTTGTCCTGCCGGATGCATTGGAGGGGAGAGTGGACCGATCACTCACCTTCTCACAGTTGGTTGCGAGCCCGGACTCGTATCAAGGATCGTTGGTGGTGGTGGGCGGAGAGGTTCTCAAGACTACTCGAACGGATGGTGGGACGGTTCTTGAAGTACTCCAACTCCCGCTGGACGACGGGCACCTGCCCGTTCAGGACCGGCTGTCCAGCCGGGGGCGCTTTCTGGCCCGGCACGAGGGCGTGTTGGATCCAGCTACGGTGGAAGATCGGGCCAGGATCACCATTGTGGGGGAGGTGACAGGATCGAAAACGGATCGGTTGGACGAGATGGACTATCGATATCCGACTCTGGATGTAAAATACCTGCACCTTTGGAAGCCGGCTGACTATGTTGAGCGTCCGAATCCGGGTCCATGGTGGGGTTTTTTCGGTGGGGTAGGGTTCGGAGGTGGCGGTACCAGGACGGGTGGAGGAATTAGTATCGGCACGGGCTTCTAG